The following coding sequences lie in one Crassostrea angulata isolate pt1a10 chromosome 10, ASM2561291v2, whole genome shotgun sequence genomic window:
- the LOC128168050 gene encoding uncharacterized protein LOC128168050, with product MNPYQNLSFSQSDFSYNANGSGCVQNMSNVVYHVPPSVTKTCDFNCVCCLRLKVGQDPPCSISKVSVGTQTMLETPQGLDPSGFWTRGTYEHTVLQKSVNSVVTKYSLTGKKDSNWEAATTEVMTSFSCDMPQTPTIRQKIQARMKKSIYWMRFYTKKEKEAQKSGISVRSFLSRKRKINKSKDGEPAGLLEEEHETGADNRDDAEAVPPHHEDTDSDSSDSDTPLALYAQKMKKI from the exons ATGAATCCTTACCAAAATTTATCGTTTAGTCAATCGGACTTTTCCTACAATGCTAACGGATCAGGCTGTGTGCAGAATATGTCCAATGTTGTGTATCATGTGCCCCCCAGTGTGACTAAAACTTGTGACTTTAACTGTGTATGTTGTTTGCGACTAAAAGTTGGCCAGGATCCTCCATGCAGTATTTCCAAAGTATCAGTTGGAACCCAGACAATGCTAGAAACACCTCAAGGTCTTGATCCCAGTGGATTTTGGACAAGGGGAACCTATGAACACACAGTTCTACAG AAGTCGGTCAACAGTGTTGTGACCAAGTATAGTCTGACTGGAAAGAAGGACTCTAACTGGGAAGCAGCAACAACTGAAGTGATGACTTCCTTTTCTTGTGACATGCCTCAAACTCCAACAATAAGACAGAAAATCCAAGCCAGAATGAAGAAATCCATATACTGGATGCGGTTCTACACCAAAAAGGA gAAGGAAGCTCAAAAGAGTGGCATTTCAGTGAGGAGTTTTTTGAGCAGGAAAAGGAAGATCAACAAAAGTAAAGATGGAGAACCAGCAGGGCTGTTGGAGGAGGAACATGAGAC TGGCGCAGACAACCGTGATGATGCGGAAGCCGTACCCCCGCACCATGAGGACACCGACAGTGACAGCTCGGACAGTGACACCCCCCTAGCACTCTATGCCCAGAAGATGAAGAAGATCTAG